The following DNA comes from Halobacillus litoralis.
AGCACGGATAAATACTGCATTAAAATCTTCTGCTACACCCTCAATGTTCAGTTCAGCCTCAAAGCTTTCACGCTGACGACCGAAGGCATTGCGACGGACAATGATATCCATGACACCGAGGTGTACATCATAGGATCCATCAATCTCAGAAGCAAGTAAAATAAGTCCTGCACAAGTGCCAAATATCGGCTTTCCTTGTTTACCGAACTGACGAATCGGCTCCAGGAAATCATATTTGTCAATGAGACGACGCATGGTTGTGCTCTCGCCTCCAGGGATAATCAGGCCATCAATTTCTCCAAGCTGTTCTTTCCGTTTGACGACGATGCCGGTGGCACCTGCCGCTTCTACTGAACGAACATGCTCACGGAAGGCTCCTTGAAGTCCCAATACACCGATTGTTGTCATGATGCATATCTCCTTTTCTTACTGGCTGCGGTCCTGCATACGTTGTTCAGGAGTAAGAGTGGACATTTCCATCCCTTTCATCGCTGTACCCAGACCTTTGGACAGTTCACCAATCAATTTATAATCATCATAATGGGTGGTAGCTTCAACAATAGCACGGGCGAACTTCTCCGGGTTATTGGATTTGAAAATTCCAGATCCAACGAATACACCATCTGCTCCCAATTGCATCATAAGGGACGCATCAGCAGGTGTAGCAATTCCTCCAGCAGCAAAGTTAACGACAGGCAGACGTCCTTCTTCACGGATTTCCATAAGAAGATCGAATGGCGCACCGTTTTCTTTTGCAAATACCATCACTTCATCTTCTGACAAGCCACGCAGGTGACGAATATGAGATTGGACCTGGCGCATGTGACTGACAGCTTCTACAATATTGCCCGTTCCAGGTTCTCCCTTTGTTCGCAGCATTGAAGCACCTTCACGGATACGGCGTGTCGCCTCTCCCAGGTTACGGCATCCACAGACGAAAGGAACAGTGTAATCGTCTTTTTTGATGTGATA
Coding sequences within:
- the pdxT gene encoding pyridoxal 5'-phosphate synthase glutaminase subunit PdxT, with product MTTIGVLGLQGAFREHVRSVEAAGATGIVVKRKEQLGEIDGLIIPGGESTTMRRLIDKYDFLEPIRQFGKQGKPIFGTCAGLILLASEIDGSYDVHLGVMDIIVRRNAFGRQRESFEAELNIEGVAEDFNAVFIRAPYIEGVGKNTRVLARYDGHIVAAQQDQYLACSFHPELTDDHRITAHFVKMVENSLKTLAL
- the pdxS gene encoding pyridoxal 5'-phosphate synthase lyase subunit PdxS; translated protein: MSQTGTDRVKRGMAEMQKGGVIMDVVNAEQAKIAEEAGAVAVMALERVPADIRAAGGVARMADPTIVEEVMNAVSIPVMAKARIGHISEARVLEAMGVDYIDESEVLTPADEIYHIKKDDYTVPFVCGCRNLGEATRRIREGASMLRTKGEPGTGNIVEAVSHMRQVQSHIRHLRGLSEDEVMVFAKENGAPFDLLMEIREEGRLPVVNFAAGGIATPADASLMMQLGADGVFVGSGIFKSNNPEKFARAIVEATTHYDDYKLIGELSKGLGTAMKGMEMSTLTPEQRMQDRSQ